tacaatttttttattgCTTCCACTTTCAACAATTGCTCAATCTTACAAAAATGTTAGTTTGGGTTCAACACTCACTACAAGTGATGTTACTAAATTTTGGCCATCCCCATCTGGAGATTTTGCATTTGGCTTTCAAAGAAGTGGAAATGGATCATCAGGATTTTTACTAGCCATTTGGTTCAACAAACTCAAAGAAAAGACTATAGTTTGGTCAGCCAATAGAAATAACATCGCGCCGGAAGGGTCCAAAGTTGAGCTTTCTGTAGATGGAAGACTAGTACTCACTGATCCAAATGGTCAAGAAACATGGGCTCGTGATACGGCTAATGCTGGACCGGCCTATGGAGCCATGCTTGACACCGGCAACTTTGTTTTAGCAACCAGTAGTTCAGGCATTCTATGGCAGAGTTTCGATGAGCCAACCGATACGATTTTGCCTGGACAAGTACTTAATCAAAGATCCAGGCTTGTCTCGAGCTTCTCTAGCACGAATGCATCGAGTGGAAGATTTGAGTTGTTCCTGGATGGAGAGCTGGCGCTTCACACGATCAAATACCCGATTGATGTCACAAATTCTGCATATTGGTCGACCGTGACTGGTGGCAGTGGTAACCAGGTGAGATTCAATCAATTAGGCATTTATCTTCACGCAGC
The genomic region above belongs to Capsicum annuum cultivar UCD-10X-F1 unplaced genomic scaffold, UCD10Xv1.1 ctg68224, whole genome shotgun sequence and contains:
- the LOC124894017 gene encoding G-type lectin S-receptor-like serine/threonine-protein kinase LECRK2, whose amino-acid sequence is MAFHCMFLLTIFLLLPLSTIAQSYKNVSLGSTLTTSDVTKFWPSPSGDFAFGFQRSGNGSSGFLLAIWFNKLKEKTIVWSANRNNIAPEGSKVELSVDGRLVLTDPNGQETWARDTANAGPAYGAMLDTGNFVLATSSSGILWQSFDEPTDTILPGQVLNQRSRLVSSFSSTNASSGRFELFLDGELALHTIKYPIDVTNSAYWSTVTGGSGNQVRFNQLGIYLHAANGTLLTLISSSNETNSTASQFYQRAILEYDGVFRHYVYPKRSSSGRPMAWSTLHSIPDNICLLLPQNLQREWVACGLNSLCSMGTDRRPRCDCPI